A window of the Branchiostoma floridae strain S238N-H82 chromosome 12, Bfl_VNyyK, whole genome shotgun sequence genome harbors these coding sequences:
- the LOC118428197 gene encoding monocarboxylate transporter 13-like → MANKRGANYSEAPDGGWGWFVVLSSFLSHVFMVGTFKSFGVFFPYLQEAFGQDAASTSWVSSIMGSVMLFGSLPAGALCNMFGGRAVVMTGSLLATTGLLSSMFVTSLAVMNLTAGFITGLGFSLMYTPCITMVGRYFKRRLSLANGIGISGSGVGAFVLPPTFQLLIDNYGWRGSLFIVAGIALQGCVFGALLRPLQLKADIDVQETESTIESHVADEPMAMPKKTSQGLMARLCGVLDLSLLKIPYFAIFNVIMMSLVVGFSIPFAHLVNHARTVGLEPQQAAFLASVVGIADCLARIGYGWLYNLGLYPLLRGLVACSLGLGLSLMFLPFAQTYATMVICCLFIGVFMGCLSTKTAVFLAEFCGVKRLASAVGITFSVRGFSMLLSPPLAGYLYDVTGNYNVSFYVAGGMVLCSTLMTSALEAHRTRSVQRQDFDKLGSENSSKNPHSMDIVHDMDFDDSRDVLLIRETSV, encoded by the exons ATGGCTAACAAGAGAGGTGCAAACTATTCAGAGGCCCCGGACGGCGGTTGGGGCTGGTTCGTGGTTTTAAGCAGCTTCCTGTCCCACGTGTTCATGGTCGGAACCTTCAAGTCCTTCGGAGTGTTCTTCCCGTACCTACAGGAGGCGTTTGGGCAGGACGCAGCGTCCACGTCCTGGGTTAGCTCCATCATGGGCTCCGTCATGCTGTTCGGGT CCCTCCCCGCGGGTGCCCTGTGTAACATGTTCGGCGGCAGGGCTGTAGTGATGACGGGGAGTCTGCTGGCCACCACAGGTCTCCTCTCCAGTATGTTCGTCACCAGCCTGGCTGTCATGAACCTAACGGCTGGGTTCATCACGG GTCTTGGCTTCTCGCTCATGTACACGCCTTGCATTACAATGGTGGGGAGATACTTCAAGAGAAGACTCTCGCTTGCCAACGGAATTGGAATATCAGGATCCGGAGTCGGAGCCTTCGTCCTGCCTCCTACATTTCAGCTGCTCATCGACAACTACGGGTGGAGGGGTTCCCTCTTTATTGTGGCAGGGATCGCCTTACAAGGATGTGTGTTTGGTGCCTTGTTACGACCCTTACAACTAAAAGCGGACATCGATGTCCAAGAAACTGAAAGTACCATTGAGTCTCACGTAGCTGATGAACCAATGGCAATGCCTAAGAAAACGAGCCAAGGACTGATGGCACGCCTGTGCGGTGTCCTAGACCTCTCACTGTTAAAAATACCTTATTTTGCGATCTTTAATGTCATCATGATGTCTCTAGTAGTTGGATTCAGCATTCCGTTTGCACACTTGGTAAACCATGCGAGAACTGTAGGACTAGAGCCGCAGCAAGCCGCATTCCTTGCCTCTGTGGTGGGCATTGCCGACTGCCTGGCTAGAATCGGGTACGGCTGGCTTTACAACCTGGGCCTGTACCCCCTTCTTCGTGGGTTGGTAGCGTGCAGCCTAGGGCTCGGCCTGAGTCTGATGTTCTTACCTTTTGCACAAACGTACGCAACAATGGTGATCTGCTGTTTGTTTATCGGAGTGTTCATGGGGTGCTTGTCCACGAAGACCGCGGTGTTTCTGGCCGAGTTCTGCGGAGTCAAGAGACTGGCGAGTGCTGTCGGGATAACCTTCAGTGTCCGCGGGTTTTCCATGCTCCTCAGTCCGCCACTTGCAG GCTATTTGTATGACGTCACTGGGAACTACAACGTCTCATTCTACGTCGCGGGGGGTATGGTCCTGTGCAGCACCTTGATGACGTCAGCGTTAGAGGCCCATCGCACAAGGAGCGTGCAACGTCAGGACTTCGACAAGCTAGGATCGGAAAACTCGAGTAAAAACCCTCATTCTATGGACATAGTTCATGACATGGACTTTGATGACAGCAGAGATGTTCTTCTAATTCGTGAGACCAGTGTATGA
- the LOC118428020 gene encoding nicotinamide N-methyltransferase-like translates to MSNLHRNVQETSSYDKFNAKSYLKKNYPMGPDGIPASHEDWMPWLLNNLKDTFAGGQLSGERLLDVGTGPAIHNLISAARYFPNITCAEYCQENREEVEKWVRGEEDAFDWAPFIKYVCGLEGQRDWEARQVSLRDAIQQVVFCDVRDENLLASLNGGPYDVVSSVFTLCGVAKDKADFDGIVSNVSHLVKPGGTLILVCDLEATHYSDGKASFPHTYLEASYIRQAVRNSGFTDVKDDVLLFKSIEGLNWDGTSYIYLTARKSLDTA, encoded by the exons atgtctaaccttcatcgaaatGTCCAGGAAACATCGTCTTACGACAAGTTCAACGCGAAGAGCTACTTGAAGAAAAATTACCCCATGGGGCCTGACGGGATACCTGCGTCTCACGAGGACTGGATGCCGTGGCTACTCAACAACCTGAAGGACACCTTCGCGGGGG GTCAGCTGTCTGGAGAGCGGCTGTTGGATGTGGGGACCGGACCTGCTATCCACAACCTGATCTCTGCTGCCCGCTACTTTCCCAACATCACATGTGCGGAGTACTGTCAG GAAAACAGAGAAGAAGTTGAGAAGTGGGTTCGCGGAGAGGAAGACGCGTTCGACTGGGCCCCTTTCATCAAATATGTGTGTGGACTGGAGGGGCAGCG TGACTGGGAGGCCCGCCAGGTGTCGCTGCGTGACGCCATCCAGCAGGTGGTGTTCTGTGACGTCAGGGATGAGAACCTGCTCGCCTCCTTGAACGGCGGACCGTATGATGTCGTCAGCAGCGTCTTCACTTTGTGTGGAGTAGCGAAAGACAA GGCTGATTTTGACGGGATCGTGTCCAACGTAAGCCATCTCGTGAAGCCAGGCGGGACGCTGATCCTAGTCTGTGACCTGGAGGCCACTCACTACTCTGACGGCAAGGCGTCCTTCCCGCACACTTACCTAGAAGCCTCTTACATTCGGCAGGCAGTCAGAAACAGCGGATTCACGGATGTGAAAGACGATGTGTTGCTCTTTAAGAGTATCGAGGGCTTAAACTGGGACGGCACGAGTTATATATACCTCACTGCACGCAAGTCATTAGATACCGCATag
- the LOC118428021 gene encoding uncharacterized protein LOC118428021 codes for MKRLQYHSEPPDGGWGWMVVLSSFLSHVFVVGGFKSFGVFFPYFREEFDEDAANTSWVSSIQGAVVFFGSGLAGALGNRFGCRPVVMAGSLVAAAGLISSMFVTSMATMYVTTGLVTGLGFSLMYTPCITMVGLYFSRRRSLATGIGLSGAGVGVFAFPPFFQLLIDNYGWKNALLIFSGIVLNGSVFGALLRPLHLRSTLKPEELERQEGQEQRVGLCSRVSNTFGFYLLKDPFFAAFSVCQILLGFGAFVPFVHLVAHARDIGIEPQPAAFLVSVIGITDMLSRIGYGWLSDSGLFVRMRGYTACVAGFGLCHVFVPFAQTYAGLVAYCLFFGAFQGCCLCQVAVILADICGVKKLGSAIGLCYTVTGLALLFGPPMAGHLFDVTGNYKVSFFVSGGLVLFSLLLLLPLEIYRTITARNHDQVVLDTSALPASGGLRSMENPRTLKVIPTALASLLTPQNSARNTAVFVDKHPMNTPINKQQITIVAYVCAKAVRFMTARLVTNILERRPVVASRLPVITTALPPNMLHRAPAGRAGEGKECMTEPMMELTQDVDAASCPNASCRYGKNTPKDLKVPTMNTQHPRLHNMTKNRHVQYQEEPPDGGWGWFVVLSAFLSHVFILGAMKSFGVFFPYFQEAFGQDAASTSWVSSIMGAVTLFGALPAGALCNMFGCRAVVMTGSLLATTGLLSSMFVTSLAVMNLTAGFITGLGFSFMYTPCLTMVGRYFKKRLALANGIALSGSGVGTFALPPVFQLLIDNYGWRGSLFIVAGIALQGCVFGTLLRPINLKADIDEKDNAITSRKTNHGLVARLCGAFDLSLFKIPYFAVFNLAMMFLVVGYVIPFVHLVKHARTIGVEPQKAAFLASVVGIGDGVSRIAYGWFSNLGLYPLLRGFVVCSLGLGLSLMFLPFAQTYPSMVACCLSVGLFAGSLSTQTAVFLAEFCGVKRLASAVGIAFSVRGFSMLFGPPLAGYLYDVTGNYNVSFYVAGGTVLCSTVMTSALEAHRTRNVQRQNFDKLAEDSSKSPTSTDIPEDIDPDGSKDLLVIHETSV; via the exons CCGGTCTAGCCGGCGCCCTGGGGAACCGGTTCGGCTGCAGGCCCGTGGTAATGGCGGGGAGCCTGGTGGCCGCCGCGGGGCTCATCTCCAGCATGTTCGTCACTTCCATGGCAACCATGTACGTCACCACGGGGTTGGTCACAG GTCTCGGGTTTTCCCTGATGTACACGCCATGTATAACAATGGTGGGACTGTACTTCAGCAGAAGACGCTCCCTCGCCACGGGCATCGGGCTTTCCGGCGCGGGGGTGGGCGTTTTCGCCTTCCCTCCGTTCTTCCAACTCCTCATCGACAACTACGGCTGGAAGAACGCGCTGCTCATCTTCTCCGGGATCGTTCTGAACGGGAGCGTGTTCGGGGCGCTGTTGAGACCGCTGCACTTGAGAAGCACTCTCAAACCAGAAGAGCTAGAACGTCAGGAAGGTCAAGAACAAAGGGTTGGACTGTGTAGCCGTGTGTCGAACACCTTCGGCTTCTATCTTTTGAAAGACCCGTTCTTTGCCGCCTTTTCTGTTTGCCAGATTCTTCTCGGGTTTGGCGCTTTCGTGCCATTCGTGCATCTGGTAGCGCACGCGAGAGACATCGGTATAGAGCCGCAACCTGCCGCCTTCCTGGTCTCTGTTATCGGCATCACTGACATGCTGTCCAGAATCGGCTACGGCTGGCTGTCCGATTCCGGGCTCTTCGTTCGGATGAGAGGGTACACAGCGTGCGTCGCGGGTTTTGGACTTTGCCACGTGTTTGTTCCGTTCGCTCAAACGTACGCTGGCTTGGTGGCGTACTGTCTCTTCTTCGGGGCCTTCCAGGGCTGCTGCCTGTGCCAGGTGGCGGTGATACTCGCCGATATCTGCGGGGTGAAGAAACTGGGGAGCGCCATCGGACTTTGCTACACCGTCACAGGTCTGGCACTACTCTTTGGGCCGCCTATGGCAG GTCACCTGTTTGACGTCACGGGGAACTACAAGGTGTCGTTCTTCGTGTCCGGTGGACTGGTGCTCTTCAGTCTGCTGCTGTTACTCCCTCTGGAAATCTACAGGACCATCACTGCTAGAAACCATGACCAGGTCGTCTTGGATACC TCGGCGTTACCTGCAAGTGGCGGACTGAGGAGCATGGAAAACCCGCGGACACTGAAGGTTATCCCGACAGCACTCGCCAGTCTCTTGACTCCGCAGAACTCGGCCAGAAACACCGCGGTCTTCGTGGACAAGCACCCCATGAACACTCCGATAAACAAACAGCAGATCACCATTGTTGCGTACGTTTGTGCAAAAG CCGTTAGGTTCATGACAGCCAGGCTGGTGACGAACATACTGGAGAGGAGACCTGTGGTGGCCAGCAGACTCCCCGTCATCACTACAGCCCTGCCGCCGAACATGTTACACAGGGCACCCGCGGGGAGGGCTGGTGAGGGGAAAGAATG CATGACGGAGCCCATGATGGAGCTAACCCAGGACGTGGACGCTGCGTCCTGCCCAAACGCCTCCTGTAGGTACGGGAAGAACACTCCGAAGGACTTGAAGGTTCCGACCATGAACAC ACAACACCCACGTCTTCACAATATGACCAAAAACAGACATGTGCAGTACCAAGAGGAGCCGCCAGATGGCGGTTGGGGGTGGTTCGTCGTCCTGAGCGCCTTTCTGTCTCATGTTTTCATTCTCGGTGCGATGAAGTCGTTCGGAGTGTTCTTCCCGTACTTCCAGGAGGCTTTTGGACAAGACGCCGCCTCCACTTCGTGGGTTAGCTCCATCATGGGGGCGGTCACACTGTTcggag CCCTCCCCGCGGGTGCCCTGTGTAACATGTTCGGCTGCAGGGCTGTAGTGATGACGGGGAGTCTGCTGGCCACCACAGGTCTCCTCTCCAGTATGTTTGTCACCAGCCTGGCTGTCATGAACCTAACGGCAGGGTTCATCACGG GTCTTGGTTTCTCGTTCATGTACACGCCTTGCCTTACCATGGTGGGGAGATACTTCAAGAAGCGCCTGGCGCTTGCCAACGGGATCGCTCTGTCAGGATCCGGAGTCGGGACCTTCGCCCTTCCTCCCGTGTTTCAGCTGCTCATCGACAACTACGGGTGGAGGGGTTCCCTCTTTATCGTGGCAGGGATCGCCTTACAAGGCTGTGTGTTTGGTACCTTGTTACGACCGATAAACTTAAAagcagacattgatgaaaaagACAATGCAATAACATCTAGGAAAACGAATCACGGACTGGTAGCACGCCTGTGCGGTGCCTTTGACCTCTCTCTGTTCAAAATTCCGTATTTTGCCGTTTTCAACTTGGCCATGATGTTCCTGGTAGTCGGCTACGTCATTCCGTTTGTACATCTGGTAAAACACGCGAGAACTATCGGAGTGGAACCACAGAAGGCCGCCTTTCTGGCCTCGGTGGTCGGCATCGGCGACGGCGTGTCAAGAATCGCGTACGGATGGTTCTCAAACCTGGGGCTGTACCCCCTCCTTCGCGGGTTCGTGGTGTGCAGCCTGGGGCTCGGCCTGAGCCTGATGTTCTTGCCGTTCGCCCAAACCTACCCGTCTATGGTAGCGTGCTGTCTCTCTGTGGGCCTGTTTGCAGGAAGTCTTTCCACCCAGACCGCGGTGTTTCTGGCGGAGTTCTGCGGAGTCAAGAGACTGGCGAGTGCTGTCGGGATAGCCTTCAGCGTCCGCGGGTTTTCAATGCTCTTCGGCCCACCACTTGCAG GCTATCTGTATGACGTCACTGGGAACTACAACGTCTCGTTCTACGTCGCGGGGGGTACTGTCCTGTGCAGCACCGTGATGACGTCAGCGTTAGAGGCCCATCGGACGAGGAACGTGCAACGTCAGAACTTTGACAAGCTGGCGGAAGACTCGAGTAAAAGCCCAACTTCCACTGATATTCCCGAGGATATAGACCCTGATGGCAGCAAAGATCTACTTGTCATTCACGAAACCAGCGTATGA
- the LOC118428019 gene encoding uncharacterized protein LOC118428019, with protein sequence MATGGFVYNEGIERRVRLQALLIDEGTTLLRKTFDKKVLKVNPQGLKDLLLKKKTQLKNLYEDQKKILYPTATGAVDSSTDFDITLLTNLLRQLCGMTAPASWGKPPKPPVGDTSDVAWIMRLQQFRNKVYGHIARTAMSETEFGQQWDELSKILIGLGGDPNTVSQRKTQPISRDKAQVYLKKVEELHRHLVEETKENIQEHTEVLSHKIDNMGQAILDKMDHKVKDDTSWMAMRPCKFIAVAVVILLISCLIVYPWTKQETSFMDAFPRHMETFVGREDIFSNIDACLAQNKTCLIKGLGGVGKTTVAIEYGHRRSQRYPGGVFWVNLASKGDLCASISQYGSSFSDRADLSCEFVKKHLKKYLKESEHWLLVADGFNGTMKELDSLLPHKLTVTMNILLTSQENQMLDRKPIPVVNIPPFSDNEAQALFNKTVRPYSSKDDRKQLKSLSRSLGNHPLALQLAYAYMRVTECTVKDYHDKFIEGNATDKVKLLDRAKNVQDVDKTIQETFEITFQHISQLPSYAVKLLNMTSFMGPICIPCPEPNNQNFAKLLTTSGTLDRLEVSFIA encoded by the exons ATGGCTACTGGAGGGTTTGTCTACAATGAAGGCATAGAAAGAAGGGTCAGGCTGCAAGCTCTGCTTATTGATGAAGGAACTACACTGCTGAGGAAGACATTTGACAAGAAAGTACTCAAAGTCAACCCTCAAGGTCTCAAGGATCTGCTTCTGAAGAAGAAAACTCAGCTCAAAAACTTGTATGAAGATCAGAAGAAAATATTGTACCCTACCGCAACAGGAGCTGTGGACAGTTCAACAGACTTTGACATCACTCTGTTGACCAATCTTCTTAGACAGCTTTGTGGCATGACAGCACCAGCAAGCTGGGGCAAACCACCAAAGCCTCCAGTAGGGGACACATCTGACGTAGCCTGGATCATGAGGCTACAACAGTTCCGAAATAAGGTATATGGACACATAGCTAGAACAGCTATGTCAGAGACAGAGTTTGGTCAACAATGGGATGAACTGTCTAAAATCCTGATAGGATTGGGAGGGGACCCGAACACAGTCTCCCAGAGAAAAACTCAGCCTATCAGCCGTGACAAGGCACAGGTATACCTGAAGAAAGTTGAAGAGCTCCACCGACATTTGGTAGAGGAGACGAAGGAAAACATCCAGGAGCACACTGAAGTACTGTCTCACAAGATTGACAACATGGGACAAGCCATTCTTGACAAAATGGATCATAAAGTTAAAG ATGACACAAGTTGGATGGCAATGAGACCCTGCAAATTCATAGCTGTTGCTGTTGTCATCCTCCTTATATCATGTTTGATAGTCTACCCCTGGACTAAACAAG AAACATCCTTCATGGATGCCTTCCCTCGTCATATGGAGACTTTTGTGGGACGAGAGGACATTTTCAGCAACATTGATGCCTGTCTTGCACAGAACAAAACCTGCCTCATCAAAGGACTTGGAGGTGTCGGGAAAACAACAGTAGCCATCGAGTACGGACACAGACGGAGTCAGAGGTACCCTGGCGGGGTGTTCTGGGTCAACTTAGCAAGTAAAGGTGACCTGTGTGCCAGTATCAGTCAGTATGGCTCGTCATTTAGTGATAGGGCTGATTTAAGCTGTGAGTTTGTGAAGAAGCATCTTAAAAAGTACTTAAAAGAGTCAGAACATTGGCTTTTGGTTGCTGATGGGTTCAATGGGACCATGAAAGAACTGGACTCCCTGCTTCCTCACAAATTGACAGTAACAATGAATATTTTGCTGACATCACAAGAGAATCAAATGTTAGACAGGAAACCTATCCCAGTGGTCAATATTCCTCCATTTAGCGATAATGAGGCTCAGGCACTGTTTAACAAAACAGTCAGGCCTTATAGCAGTAAGGACGACAGAAAACAGCTCAAAAGTCTAAGCCGATCCCTGGGTAACCACCCTCTTGCCTTGCAGTTAGCATATGCATACATGAGAGTCACTGAGTGCACTGTCAAGGATTATCATGATAAATTCATCGAAGGAAATGCAACTGACAAGGTAAAGCTTTTAGATAGAGCAAAAAATGTACAAGATGTAGATAAAACAATACAGGAAACTTTTGAAATCACATTTCAACACATATCACAATTGCCTAGCTATGCTGTTAAGCTCTTGAATATGACATCATTCATGGGTCCGATCTGTATTCCTTGCCCTGAGCCAAACAATCAAAACTTTGCAAAGCTTCTGACCACATCTGGAACATTAGACAGATTAGAAGTG AGCTTTATAGCATGA